One Polynucleobacter sp. MWH-Spelu-300-X4 genomic window carries:
- a CDS encoding GGDEF domain-containing protein codes for MKYWGMFLYVVSLVVQLASILLVLHLFRKVRFYKVAYLCLVLALSLMMFERVEPLIECCVFGSFNTFHVLISGFVSMFLLMGVLGVREIILLAEKQKDKLEKISRTDYLTGVASRFEIEERIESEFQRSFRAGHSTSLCMIDIDHFKNVNDVYGHPVGDRVLRGLTDICRITLREIDVIGRVGGEEFLVMLPETDADEAFKVAERLRLEVANHVCAQAEAGEVRIQISIGVSTFSPECRSDLSAHQLMREYVRRADEAMYKAKQAGRNQTQCWN; via the coding sequence ATGAAGTATTGGGGCATGTTTCTTTATGTGGTTTCCTTGGTTGTTCAGCTAGCTTCTATATTGCTAGTGCTTCATTTATTCAGAAAAGTGCGTTTTTATAAGGTTGCTTATTTGTGCCTAGTTTTAGCATTATCTTTGATGATGTTTGAACGGGTTGAGCCTTTAATTGAATGTTGTGTTTTCGGATCTTTTAATACCTTTCATGTATTAATTTCTGGTTTTGTCTCCATGTTTTTATTGATGGGAGTTTTGGGGGTAAGAGAAATTATTTTGCTTGCGGAAAAGCAAAAAGATAAATTAGAAAAGATTAGTAGAACTGACTATTTAACCGGTGTTGCTTCTAGGTTTGAAATAGAAGAGCGGATTGAATCTGAGTTTCAAAGAAGTTTCCGTGCCGGACACTCCACTTCGTTATGCATGATTGATATTGATCATTTTAAAAATGTTAATGATGTTTATGGACACCCGGTGGGGGATCGTGTTTTAAGAGGGTTGACGGATATTTGCCGTATAACTTTGCGAGAGATTGATGTAATTGGCCGAGTTGGTGGAGAAGAATTCTTGGTAATGCTCCCTGAGACAGATGCTGATGAGGCGTTTAAGGTGGCTGAGCGTCTTAGACTTGAGGTCGCTAATCATGTTTGTGCTCAGGCAGAGGCCGGCGAGGTGAGGATTCAAATTAGTATTGGCGTGAGTACATTTAGTCCTGAATGCCGGTCTGATTTAAGTGCGCATCAATTAATGAGGGAGTATGTAAGAAGGGCTGATGAGGCCATGTATAAAGCAAAGCAGGCGGGGCGTAATCAAACGCAGTGTTGGAATTGA
- a CDS encoding HD domain-containing phosphohydrolase yields the protein MTASNFNEPEFNLRYRRLFETAQDGILIVDFETGKIDEANPFLLDMLGYEASEIVGRQLWQIGAIVDKDLAVHAFNVLREKGYIRYENLPLRHKTGNVIDVEFVSNVYDVGEAKVIQCNIRDITSRKKSERQLAISTLTQEKQNWAILAYAQAAMALSHGRSPAELINDVCNAIVSQAPYVVAWVGMADADIDKTVRVAGVAGPSKSYTDGLVVSWSEDTLSGKGPVGSSIRLGQPVIILDGDIDPRFEPWRARAKSYGIRCIVSVPIKSAEAVIGALAVYSKIPNAFSDSEVHLFENLANEIGYGLKAIKDQENLSVEIEGKEKAQNQLLLALNATIEAMSKTMEWRDPYTAGHQKRVAKISTIIGKKMGLSEDRLQGLYMAGLVHDIGKVAVPSEILTKPTTLSDLERKMVQEHVNSGYQILKDIPFSWPIADVVHQHHERMDGTGYPLGLKGDEILLEARILAVADTIEAMGSHRPYRPAQDLDVTFRELQKMAGKGLDPQVVQVALELFKDPHVVDELLSRRAI from the coding sequence ATGACAGCCAGTAACTTTAATGAGCCTGAGTTTAATCTTCGTTACCGCCGACTTTTTGAGACGGCGCAAGATGGCATATTGATTGTTGATTTTGAGACTGGAAAAATCGACGAGGCTAACCCTTTTTTGTTGGACATGTTGGGCTATGAAGCTAGTGAAATTGTAGGGCGTCAATTGTGGCAAATTGGCGCTATAGTCGATAAAGATTTAGCCGTTCATGCATTTAATGTATTGCGCGAAAAAGGCTACATTCGTTATGAAAATCTCCCTTTAAGGCATAAAACTGGCAATGTGATTGATGTTGAGTTTGTTAGCAATGTTTACGATGTGGGTGAGGCTAAAGTTATTCAGTGCAATATTCGAGATATCACCTCTAGAAAGAAAAGCGAACGTCAGCTAGCTATTAGCACCTTAACTCAAGAGAAGCAAAATTGGGCTATTTTGGCCTATGCTCAGGCGGCAATGGCTCTATCTCATGGGAGATCGCCAGCAGAGTTGATTAATGATGTTTGTAATGCCATTGTTAGTCAAGCGCCTTATGTGGTGGCGTGGGTCGGTATGGCTGATGCTGACATTGATAAAACAGTGCGTGTTGCAGGCGTAGCTGGGCCTTCAAAATCTTATACGGATGGCTTGGTGGTCAGTTGGTCTGAAGATACTTTGTCGGGCAAGGGGCCTGTTGGTAGCTCGATTCGATTAGGACAACCAGTCATTATTTTAGACGGTGATATAGATCCTAGGTTTGAGCCGTGGAGGGCACGTGCAAAATCATATGGCATACGTTGTATTGTTTCTGTCCCTATTAAAAGCGCCGAGGCCGTTATTGGTGCTTTGGCTGTATATTCAAAAATCCCTAATGCATTTAGTGATAGTGAAGTTCATTTGTTTGAGAATTTAGCTAATGAGATTGGTTATGGTCTAAAGGCAATCAAAGACCAAGAAAATTTATCTGTAGAGATTGAAGGTAAGGAAAAAGCGCAAAATCAACTCTTATTAGCCTTGAATGCAACTATTGAAGCCATGTCTAAAACCATGGAGTGGCGTGATCCTTATACGGCGGGCCATCAAAAACGGGTTGCTAAGATTTCTACCATTATCGGTAAAAAAATGGGTTTAAGTGAAGATCGATTGCAAGGTCTTTATATGGCAGGGCTTGTACATGATATCGGCAAGGTGGCTGTTCCATCAGAAATTCTAACTAAGCCAACGACCTTGAGTGATCTGGAAAGAAAAATGGTTCAGGAGCATGTTAATTCTGGATATCAAATTCTGAAAGATATTCCGTTTTCGTGGCCTATTGCTGATGTGGTGCATCAACATCATGAACGTATGGATGGGACGGGTTACCCTTTGGGGCTTAAGGGTGATGAAATTCTTTTAGAGGCAAGGATACTGGCAGTTGCTGATACGATTGAAGCGATGGGTTCTCATAGGCCTTATCGACCAGCTCAGGATTTAGATGTTACTTTTCGAGAGTTACAAAAGATGGCCGGGAAAGGCTTAGATCCTCAAGTTGTTCAGGTGGCCCTTGAGTTATTCAAGGATCCTCATGTTGTTGATGAATTGCTAAGTAGGCGAGCCATATGA
- the ilvD gene encoding dihydroxy-acid dehydratase yields MPAYRSKTSTAGRNMAGARSLWRATGMKDADFSKPIIAIANSFTQFVPGHVHLKDLGQLVAREIEAAGGVAKEFNTIAVDDGIAMGHDGMLYSLPSRDIIADSVEYMVNAHCADALVCISNCDKITPGMLMAAMRLNIPVIFVSGGPMEAGKVRLANPDTKTIEVKKLDLIDAMVMAADSKVSDADLAEVERSACPTCGSCSGMFTANSMNCLTEALGLSLPGNGTVVATHADREQLFKQAGRQVVELCKQYYEQDDESILPRAVGFKAFENAIALDIAMGGSTNTILHLLAIAQEANINFTMADIDRMSKVVPQLCKVAPNTNKYHIEDVHRAGGIMAILGELDRAGKLHTDVPTVHAKTMKDALDQWDIARNPSNAVKTFYMAGPAGIPSQVAFSQNTRWPSLDVDRAEGCIRSLDHAFSKEGGLAVLHGNIALDGCVVKTAGVDDSLLVFEGPAHVVESQDEAVENILNDQVKAGDVVIVRYEGPKGGPGMQEMLYPTSYIKSKGLGKACALLTDGRFSGGTSGLSIGHCSPEAAAGGTIGLVRNGDRIRIDIPNRTIDVLVSDEELAKRRTEQDKLGWKPAKPRPRKVSAALKAYAMLATSADKGAVRNLDLLD; encoded by the coding sequence ATGCCTGCTTATCGTTCCAAAACATCTACTGCTGGCCGTAATATGGCGGGTGCTCGTTCTTTATGGCGAGCTACAGGTATGAAGGATGCTGACTTTAGTAAGCCAATCATCGCAATAGCCAATTCATTTACTCAGTTTGTTCCTGGTCATGTGCATTTGAAAGACTTGGGTCAATTGGTTGCTCGTGAGATTGAGGCTGCTGGTGGTGTTGCTAAAGAATTTAATACCATCGCTGTAGATGATGGTATTGCTATGGGACATGATGGCATGTTGTACTCATTGCCTAGTCGAGACATTATTGCTGATTCTGTTGAATACATGGTTAATGCGCACTGCGCAGATGCTTTGGTATGTATTTCTAATTGCGACAAAATTACGCCGGGTATGTTGATGGCTGCTATGCGCCTAAATATCCCAGTTATTTTTGTTTCCGGTGGTCCTATGGAAGCAGGTAAGGTTCGCCTAGCTAATCCTGATACAAAAACAATCGAAGTTAAAAAACTTGATTTGATTGACGCTATGGTGATGGCGGCTGATAGCAAAGTATCAGATGCTGATTTGGCTGAAGTTGAACGTTCCGCCTGTCCAACTTGTGGTTCATGTTCAGGCATGTTTACAGCTAACTCAATGAACTGTTTGACTGAAGCTTTGGGCTTGTCTTTGCCGGGTAATGGCACTGTAGTTGCTACGCACGCTGATCGTGAGCAATTATTTAAGCAAGCCGGTCGTCAAGTTGTTGAGCTATGCAAACAATACTATGAACAAGATGACGAATCTATTTTGCCTCGTGCTGTTGGTTTTAAGGCTTTTGAAAATGCGATTGCTTTAGATATCGCTATGGGTGGATCTACTAATACGATTTTGCATTTGTTGGCGATCGCTCAAGAAGCAAATATTAATTTTACGATGGCTGATATTGATCGTATGTCAAAGGTGGTGCCTCAGTTATGCAAGGTAGCACCTAATACAAATAAATATCATATTGAAGATGTGCATCGTGCCGGTGGCATCATGGCTATTTTGGGCGAGTTAGATCGTGCGGGCAAATTACATACTGATGTGCCAACTGTGCATGCTAAAACTATGAAGGATGCTTTAGATCAGTGGGATATCGCTCGTAACCCTAGTAATGCAGTAAAAACATTTTATATGGCGGGTCCTGCGGGAATACCTTCTCAGGTAGCCTTTAGCCAAAATACTCGTTGGCCAAGTTTGGATGTGGATCGTGCTGAAGGTTGTATTCGATCCTTAGATCATGCTTTTAGCAAAGAGGGTGGTTTAGCAGTTTTGCATGGCAATATTGCTTTAGATGGATGTGTTGTTAAGACTGCTGGCGTTGATGATAGCTTGTTGGTTTTTGAGGGGCCTGCTCATGTGGTCGAAAGCCAAGATGAAGCAGTGGAGAACATTTTGAATGATCAAGTTAAGGCTGGTGATGTAGTGATCGTTCGCTATGAAGGACCTAAGGGTGGTCCTGGTATGCAGGAAATGTTATATCCAACAAGTTATATTAAATCTAAAGGTTTAGGTAAAGCTTGTGCTTTATTAACAGATGGACGATTCTCTGGCGGTACATCTGGTTTATCGATTGGACACTGTTCACCAGAAGCTGCTGCTGGCGGTACGATTGGCTTGGTGCGTAATGGTGATCGTATTCGAATTGATATTCCTAACCGCACAATTGATGTTTTGGTGAGTGATGAGGAATTGGCTAAGCGCCGCACCGAACAAGATAAGCTGGGTTGGAAACCAGCTAAACCTCGTCCGCGCAAAGTATCTGCGGCATTAAAGGCTTACGCAATGTTGGCAACTAGTGCGGACAAGGGCGCCGTTAGAAATCTAGATTTACTAGATTAA
- a CDS encoding aspartate kinase, whose product MALIVHKYGGTSMGSVERIQNVAKRVAKWMKAGHQVVVVPSAMSGETNRLLGLAKEINANPDPRELDQIASTGEQVSSGLLALALQAQGVPAVSYAGWQVVIKTDSSYTKARIQGIDGDKVKADLNAGKAVVITGFQGVDEKGNITTLGRGGSDTSAVAVAAALNADECLIYTDVDGVYTTDPRVCEDARRLDKITFEEMLEMASLGSKVLQIRSVEFAGKYRVKTRVLSSLTDPMMPLEQEMNSGTLITFEEEETMEAAVISGIAFARDEAKITVLGVPDKPGIAYQILGPIADANIDVDMIIQNQSVDGKTDFTFTVPRGDYQKALDLLKGSVQGHIQAKEILGDPKVSKVSVVGVGMRSHVGIASQMFRTLSEEGINIQMISTSEIKISVLIDEKYMELAVRALHKAFGLEQK is encoded by the coding sequence ATGGCTCTAATTGTTCATAAATACGGCGGTACATCGATGGGCTCGGTTGAGCGCATTCAGAATGTGGCCAAACGAGTTGCTAAGTGGATGAAAGCTGGCCATCAAGTGGTGGTTGTGCCTTCAGCTATGTCAGGTGAAACTAACCGATTGTTAGGTCTTGCTAAAGAAATTAATGCGAACCCTGACCCACGTGAGCTAGATCAAATTGCTTCTACAGGTGAGCAGGTCAGTTCAGGTTTATTAGCGCTTGCCTTGCAAGCTCAAGGTGTTCCTGCTGTCAGTTATGCGGGTTGGCAAGTAGTTATTAAGACAGACTCTTCTTATACTAAAGCTCGTATTCAAGGTATTGACGGCGATAAAGTTAAGGCGGATTTAAATGCTGGTAAAGCCGTAGTGATTACAGGCTTCCAGGGTGTGGACGAGAAGGGGAATATCACAACCCTAGGTCGTGGTGGTTCTGATACGTCTGCTGTGGCTGTGGCTGCTGCGTTAAACGCTGATGAGTGTTTAATTTATACGGATGTGGATGGTGTTTATACAACCGACCCACGTGTGTGTGAAGATGCACGCCGTTTAGACAAAATTACTTTTGAAGAAATGTTGGAAATGGCCAGCTTGGGTTCAAAAGTATTGCAAATTCGTTCGGTTGAATTTGCTGGTAAATATCGCGTTAAAACACGCGTACTATCATCTTTAACTGATCCAATGATGCCACTCGAACAAGAAATGAATTCGGGTACTTTGATTACTTTCGAGGAAGAAGAAACTATGGAAGCTGCTGTCATTTCGGGTATTGCTTTCGCCCGCGACGAAGCAAAAATTACTGTATTGGGCGTGCCTGATAAGCCAGGTATTGCATATCAAATTTTGGGTCCGATTGCGGATGCCAACATTGATGTGGATATGATTATTCAGAATCAATCTGTTGACGGTAAGACTGATTTCACATTCACAGTGCCACGTGGCGACTATCAAAAGGCTTTGGATCTTTTGAAGGGTAGCGTACAAGGTCACATTCAAGCTAAAGAAATTTTAGGTGATCCAAAGGTATCTAAAGTTTCTGTTGTGGGTGTGGGTATGCGTTCTCACGTAGGTATTGCTAGTCAAATGTTCCGTACGTTGTCAGAAGAAGGTATCAATATCCAGATGATTTCTACAAGTGAAATCAAGATTTCAGTCTTGATTGATGAGAAATATATGGAGCTAGCAGTACGTGCGCTTCATAAAGCCTTTGGATTAGAGCAAAAGTAA
- a CDS encoding type II toxin-antitoxin system RelE/ParE family toxin has protein sequence MDAIFIELPIFSKLRENYLDDDGYRELQTLLIQNPIAGDVIQGTGGLRKLRFVDHLRNKGKRGGIRIIYYWRVNKFQFYLFTLYNKNEMSDLTQAEKKKLKELLDREIKLRSNYEKT, from the coding sequence ATGGATGCAATCTTTATAGAGTTACCAATTTTTAGCAAGCTAAGAGAAAACTATCTTGATGACGATGGATACAGAGAGCTACAAACACTACTCATCCAGAACCCGATTGCCGGAGATGTGATTCAAGGTACAGGTGGATTGAGAAAGTTAAGATTTGTAGACCACCTAAGAAACAAAGGTAAAAGAGGTGGCATAAGAATTATTTACTACTGGCGGGTTAACAAATTTCAATTTTATTTATTTACCCTTTACAACAAAAATGAAATGTCAGATCTAACCCAAGCAGAAAAGAAAAAACTAAAAGAGCTCCTAGATAGAGAAATTAAATTAAGGTCCAATTATGAAAAAACGTAA
- a CDS encoding DNA-binding transcriptional regulator, with the protein MKKRNLFSELSEGLNALEKERSGKLTFRKYKVPVKPAPKITVSELTSLREKLGLSLPVFANFIRTNPRTIENWEQGRAKPNAQAALIIKLVSKYPQTLEMIASI; encoded by the coding sequence ATGAAAAAACGTAATCTATTCTCAGAATTATCAGAAGGCCTAAACGCTTTAGAAAAAGAACGCTCAGGAAAACTTACCTTTAGAAAATATAAAGTACCAGTAAAGCCAGCCCCTAAAATCACCGTCAGCGAATTAACATCCCTGCGAGAGAAATTAGGACTATCTCTACCAGTGTTTGCCAACTTTATCCGAACAAATCCAAGAACAATTGAAAATTGGGAGCAAGGTCGAGCAAAACCAAATGCTCAAGCTGCACTCATCATTAAGTTGGTATCCAAGTATCCCCAAACCCTAGAGATGATTGCCAGTATTTAA
- the tilS gene encoding tRNA lysidine(34) synthetase TilS gives MASSKTLIKKSKSLASAKLAVAFSGGLDSAVLLHATVMAHGAQNVYAFHVHHGIQKQATKWQRHCRQVAAKLGCHFDTRNIQLSHSSNIEAQAREHRYQALREMCQVHQIENLLVAHHQDDQAETILIQLMRGSGLAGLSGMPPLKQAKSSQIYIWRPFLELRKEELEAYAKENQLTWIEDPSNQDEAYRRNAIRKTLLPQLEEVQPGAIRNLARSARHMAEAQELLNHLADIDLGLIESAKGLSKTNLLRLYKTNQPRAKNALRRWLSRQDLAYPSEERLTAWFVDLQQVRKDAQLQWEHDGVLIRLWREHLFVEKVREPKQSKRTESNHPTGEWAFKKLPAKSKKVGIAADRFNEAKKKGLINTMERQGGEKFKVQINRPRKSLKNLYQEASIPPWQRDVPLLYIGDELVAVAGIGISADWQSVEGPRIGLEWLSS, from the coding sequence ATGGCAAGTTCAAAGACACTAATCAAGAAAAGTAAGTCACTAGCGTCTGCTAAATTGGCAGTCGCTTTTAGTGGTGGTCTGGATTCCGCTGTTTTATTACATGCGACCGTCATGGCTCATGGCGCTCAAAATGTGTATGCCTTTCATGTACATCATGGTATTCAGAAGCAGGCAACGAAGTGGCAAAGACATTGTCGGCAGGTGGCTGCAAAGTTGGGTTGTCATTTTGATACAAGAAATATCCAACTATCTCATTCTTCCAATATAGAGGCGCAGGCTAGGGAGCATCGTTATCAAGCCTTGCGCGAGATGTGCCAAGTGCATCAAATTGAAAATCTCTTAGTGGCGCATCATCAAGATGATCAAGCTGAGACCATTTTGATTCAGCTCATGCGTGGATCTGGCTTAGCTGGTTTGTCGGGTATGCCGCCATTGAAACAAGCTAAATCTAGTCAAATTTATATTTGGCGGCCATTTTTGGAGTTGCGTAAGGAAGAGCTTGAAGCCTACGCCAAGGAAAATCAATTAACTTGGATTGAAGATCCAAGTAATCAAGACGAGGCTTATCGTCGTAATGCGATTAGAAAAACATTGTTGCCTCAATTAGAGGAAGTTCAGCCAGGCGCTATTCGTAATCTAGCTCGAAGCGCTAGGCATATGGCTGAAGCGCAAGAGTTATTAAATCATTTGGCTGATATTGATTTGGGTTTAATTGAAAGTGCAAAAGGTTTATCAAAAACTAATTTATTGAGACTCTATAAAACTAATCAGCCTAGAGCCAAAAATGCTTTAAGGCGTTGGCTGAGTAGGCAGGACTTGGCGTATCCCAGTGAGGAACGGTTAACTGCTTGGTTTGTTGATTTGCAACAGGTGAGAAAAGATGCTCAATTGCAGTGGGAGCATGATGGGGTACTCATTCGTTTGTGGCGTGAACATCTTTTTGTGGAGAAAGTTCGAGAACCCAAGCAAAGCAAACGAACTGAGTCAAACCACCCAACTGGCGAATGGGCTTTTAAAAAGTTGCCGGCCAAAAGTAAAAAAGTTGGAATAGCGGCAGATCGTTTTAACGAGGCGAAGAAAAAAGGTTTAATCAACACCATGGAAAGGCAGGGTGGTGAGAAATTTAAAGTTCAAATTAATCGCCCTAGAAAATCGCTTAAGAATCTCTATCAGGAAGCGAGTATTCCGCCTTGGCAAAGAGATGTGCCTCTGCTCTACATTGGAGATGAATTAGTGGCTGTAGCTGGTATTGGTATCAGCGCTGATTGGCAGAGCGTGGAAGGGCCAAGAATTGGTCTTGAGTGGTTATCTAGTTAA
- a CDS encoding acetyl-CoA carboxylase carboxyltransferase subunit alpha, translated as MKITFLEFEQPIAELEQKIEELRFVQDESAVDISEEINKLSEKSQLLTKDLYARLTPWQVAQIARHPQRPYTMDYVNNIFTDFHELHGDRNFSDDQSIIGGLARFNGMPCLVIGHQKGRDTKERAMRNFGMSRPEGYRKAKRLMRLAEKFNIPVFTFVDTPGAFPGIDAEERNQSEAIGHNLFVQAELRVPIISTIIGEGGSGGALAIAMGDVVQMLQYATYSVISPEGCASILWKTAEKAPEAAEQLALTAHRLKALGLIDKIVSEPLGGAHRDHAGMATMLKRALADSLRQFQTMGVDELLERRHERLMSYGKFKDTNQEK; from the coding sequence ATGAAAATTACTTTCCTAGAATTTGAACAGCCGATCGCGGAACTCGAACAAAAAATTGAAGAGTTGCGTTTTGTGCAAGATGAGTCGGCTGTTGATATCTCAGAAGAGATCAATAAGCTATCCGAGAAAAGCCAGCTTTTAACTAAAGACTTGTACGCGCGTTTAACGCCTTGGCAAGTAGCCCAAATTGCACGTCATCCGCAACGTCCTTACACGATGGATTATGTGAATAACATTTTCACGGATTTCCATGAGTTACATGGGGATAGAAACTTTTCGGATGACCAGTCGATTATTGGCGGTTTAGCTAGATTTAACGGTATGCCTTGCTTGGTCATTGGCCACCAAAAAGGCCGCGATACCAAAGAGCGCGCTATGCGTAATTTTGGCATGAGCCGTCCCGAAGGCTATCGTAAGGCGAAGCGTTTGATGCGTTTGGCTGAAAAATTCAACATCCCTGTATTCACATTTGTTGATACGCCAGGCGCTTTCCCAGGTATTGATGCTGAAGAGCGAAATCAATCCGAGGCTATTGGTCATAATTTATTTGTTCAAGCTGAATTAAGGGTGCCTATTATTTCCACCATTATTGGTGAGGGTGGTTCAGGTGGTGCGCTAGCGATTGCGATGGGAGATGTGGTGCAGATGTTGCAATACGCGACATACTCAGTTATTTCCCCGGAGGGGTGCGCTTCTATTTTGTGGAAGACTGCCGAAAAAGCGCCTGAAGCTGCCGAGCAATTGGCATTGACAGCACATCGTTTAAAAGCGTTAGGTTTGATTGACAAGATTGTTAGTGAGCCATTGGGTGGTGCGCATCGAGATCATGCTGGTATGGCTACGATGTTAAAACGGGCCTTGGCAGACTCATTGCGTCAGTTCCAAACAATGGGCGTGGATGAGCTACTTGAGCGTCGTCATGAGCGCTTGATGAGCTATGGCAAGTTCAAAGACACTAATCAAGAAAAGTAA
- a CDS encoding DNA-3-methyladenine glycosylase gives MVTKVAKKTAKSAGELLAPDYWEDACAALMKQDRIMRKIIPKYPKAEFLKTRGDAFQTLARAIVGQQISVKAAQSVWDRVLKTTKHFTPSAVLKLEMMQLREAGLSVRKVEYMKDLAQHFENGGLHAANWDALDDETIIAELTAIRGIGRWTAEMFLIFYLMRPDVLPLDDIGLIKGISVAYFSKEPVSRSEAKEVAANWAPWRTVATWYMWRSMDPIPVEY, from the coding sequence ATGGTGACAAAGGTGGCTAAAAAGACTGCTAAGTCAGCAGGCGAGCTATTGGCACCTGATTACTGGGAGGACGCTTGCGCAGCATTGATGAAGCAGGATCGCATCATGCGCAAGATTATTCCCAAATACCCTAAGGCTGAGTTCTTGAAAACTAGAGGAGATGCTTTCCAGACCTTGGCAAGGGCTATTGTGGGGCAGCAGATTTCCGTTAAGGCTGCTCAGTCGGTATGGGATAGGGTATTAAAAACAACCAAGCACTTCACGCCATCGGCTGTTCTAAAGCTCGAAATGATGCAACTGCGAGAAGCAGGCCTTTCAGTTCGAAAAGTGGAGTATATGAAGGATTTGGCTCAGCATTTTGAGAATGGCGGTCTTCATGCCGCTAATTGGGATGCTTTGGATGATGAGACGATTATTGCTGAGTTAACGGCTATCAGAGGAATTGGCCGCTGGACAGCAGAAATGTTCCTCATTTTTTACCTGATGAGACCAGATGTGCTTCCTTTAGACGATATTGGGCTCATTAAGGGCATTTCTGTGGCTTATTTCAGTAAAGAGCCTGTATCTAGGAGTGAGGCCAAAGAAGTGGCTGCCAATTGGGCGCCCTGGCGTACCGTTGCGACTTGGTATATGTGGCGTAGTATGGATCCTATTCCTGTCGAATATTGA
- the cysS gene encoding cysteine--tRNA ligase codes for MLQIFNTLTRSKETFVPIEPGKVKMYVCGMTVYDYCHIGHARVMVVFDMVQRWLRASGLEVTYVRNITDIDDKIIKRAVENKETIKALTQRFIDAMHEDADALGIERPDHEPRATEYVTQMQDIITRLIKNNYAYQADDGDVNYAVRNFKNYGRLSGKSLDDLRAGERVAVATSKQDPLDFVLWKSAKEDEPSDTKWESPWGVGRPGWHIECSAMSCDLLGKTFDIHGGGADLQFPHHENEIAQSEGAFAAETGKPFVNTWMHNGFVRVNEEKMSKSLGNFFTIRDVLKEFDPEVVRFFILKAHYRSPLNYSDAHLEEAKQGLTRLYNALASVEDIPNYGKASTWRSRFVTVMNDDFNTPEAIAILFELAAEVNKASGDEKRDLARELKQLARFLGLLQRDPQAFLQAGGGSDVAENDTVAIEAAIQARADAKQAKDFAKADQIRQELLASGIVLEDKPGGVTLWRRA; via the coding sequence ATGTTGCAGATTTTTAATACGTTAACGCGCAGTAAAGAAACCTTTGTTCCGATTGAGCCTGGCAAGGTGAAAATGTATGTTTGCGGGATGACGGTCTATGATTACTGCCATATTGGGCATGCGCGTGTGATGGTGGTGTTTGATATGGTGCAACGTTGGTTGCGTGCTTCTGGTCTAGAGGTTACCTATGTCCGCAATATTACTGATATAGATGACAAGATCATTAAGCGCGCGGTTGAAAATAAAGAAACAATTAAGGCTTTAACCCAACGTTTTATAGATGCCATGCACGAAGACGCTGATGCTTTGGGGATTGAGCGTCCTGATCACGAGCCAAGAGCTACTGAATATGTGACGCAGATGCAAGACATCATTACTCGTTTAATTAAAAATAATTATGCCTATCAGGCTGATGATGGCGATGTGAACTATGCGGTGCGCAATTTCAAAAATTATGGGCGCTTATCCGGCAAATCTTTAGATGATTTACGTGCAGGTGAAAGAGTGGCTGTTGCTACAAGTAAGCAGGACCCTTTGGATTTTGTGTTGTGGAAATCTGCTAAAGAAGATGAGCCCTCTGATACCAAGTGGGAGTCTCCATGGGGAGTGGGTCGTCCAGGTTGGCATATTGAATGTTCTGCAATGAGTTGCGATTTATTAGGTAAAACCTTCGATATTCATGGCGGTGGGGCTGATTTGCAGTTTCCGCATCATGAAAACGAGATTGCTCAAAGTGAAGGTGCTTTTGCGGCAGAGACAGGTAAACCTTTTGTGAACACTTGGATGCACAATGGTTTTGTGCGTGTGAACGAAGAGAAGATGTCTAAGTCATTAGGCAATTTCTTTACGATTCGTGATGTGTTGAAAGAGTTTGATCCTGAAGTAGTGCGTTTCTTTATTCTGAAGGCGCACTATCGTAGTCCTTTGAACTATAGTGATGCTCACTTGGAAGAAGCTAAACAGGGTCTAACGCGTTTGTATAACGCCTTGGCATCTGTGGAAGATATTCCCAATTATGGTAAGGCAAGTACTTGGCGAAGTCGGTTCGTTACGGTAATGAATGATGACTTTAATACGCCAGAAGCGATTGCCATTTTGTTTGAATTGGCAGCCGAGGTAAATAAAGCTAGTGGTGATGAAAAAAGAGATTTAGCTAGAGAGTTAAAGCAGTTAGCTAGATTTCTGGGTTTATTGCAAAGAGATCCCCAGGCGTTTTTACAGGCTGGTGGTGGCAGTGACGTGGCAGAGAATGATACGGTTGCTATTGAAGCCGCTATACAGGCTAGAGCTGACGCTAAGCAGGCCAAAGACTTCGCTAAGGCAGATCAGATTCGCCAAGAACTTTTGGCGAGCGGCATTGTTTTAGAGGATAAGCCTGGTGGTGTGACTTTGTGGAGACGTGCTTGA